The window GCCTTTTGGGCAGTTCAGGGTTGGTGAATACAAACCCTCTGGCTTCATTACTTTCATGGAAATCAACCTGCATTCCCATCAAAAACATAACATGTTTTTTCTCTATCAAGACTGTCAAACCTTCTATGTCAAAGCTTTGGTCTTCATCTTTTTTTAAGTCAAAACCTAAAGCGTAAGATACTCCACCACAACCCCCACCTTTAACGCCTACTCTTAAAGCATATTCCAAGGGGATGTTCTTTGTGGATATTATGGTTTTAATCTCTTCAAGAGCCTTTGGTGTAATATTTATCGGTGTTAACATGTGAACTTAAGGGCGGTGAATGATAAATGGTTCCAAAATTAAAACAGAAAAACATTTGGTGCATAGTAAAACAGGACATTATTTTAGATATTGCTAATTAAAAACCTTGACAATGGATTACCTCTTTGATTTATTAAAAATAATTGTTCCTGCCGGCCTGGCAATATATGGCATGTTTATTATTACGGTATCATTTTTGAAGAAGGAAAGGGAGATAAAGTGGTTGGATATTAAATCGAAAAACGCTGAACAAATAATCCCTTTGCGTATTCAAGCTGCTGAACGTCTCTGTCTATTAATGGAGCGGATTTCTCCCAATAACTTGGTGAGGCGAGTTAATGGACCGGAGATGCTTGCAGGCGAATTGCATGGCCTTTTAATTCAGGAAATCAGGAACGAATTCAATCATAATTTATCCCAACAAGTGTATTTCACTGATGATACTTGGGAAACCATTAGGTCTGCAGTGGAACAAACCATTTCTTTAATAAACAATGCCTACCAACAAATAGGTGGGGAAGCGAGAAGTATTGAATTGTCAAAAAGAATATTTCAACTCGCAATGGAAGTGGAACAGGATACTCTGGGAATTGCTCTAAGGAAAATCAAGGATGAAATACGCATATACTATTGATTCAAAATTTAATGTAACGAATACTTATGGATAGTTATTCTTCAGGTCAAAACCTTTTTGAGAAGGTCAAAGCCATCTACTTAAACAGGGCAGAGCATATTGCAGGAACAGAGAAAAAACTAAAAGCCTTACTAGTAAAAGTTAACCAAAAATGGCAAGAGCTTTCTCAAAACCCTACTTTTGCGCAGGTCAAATTTCAGATAGAGATATTTATTAGAATGATAAAAGCTCATCTGAATAAAAAATATGCAGGTTTATCCAATAGGTCTTTAGGACTAATAGTCTTAGGGCTATTTTATTTTGCCTTACCTACTGACTTGGTGCCGGATTTTATACCGTTTGTAGGCTATGTAGATGACATCACTGTATTACTGGCTATTTTTAAAAGCATTCAATCTGATATTGAGAAGTTTCTAGATTGGGAAAAAAATCAAGACCTATGAGTCGTATCGCATTCGTGTCAGGAGCTTCTGGACTGATAGGTATTCAGTTGTTACATCAACTTTTTAAAAATGAGTCTTTTGATTGGGTGATTTCCTTTGGTAGAAGGGAGTTGGCATTCAAGCACCAAAAGTTGGTTCAGGTAAAGGTTGATTTCGGTCAGTTGGACAAAGTGGACCTGATAAATGAAGTAAGGAATCAAAATATGGGAGGAGATAAACAATCTCTCATCAAAGGTTTGTCAGAAAAAGCGACTACAATCTGTGCCTTTAGTTCATTGGGGACTACCATCAAAAAAGCCGGTTCCAAAGAAAGCTTTTACCGTATTGATCATGATTTTGTGGTTTCATTTGCAAGGTTTTCCTTACAGAATGGCGCCAAAAGATTTTTGTATGTCAGTGCTTTAGGTGCAGATGCTCAGTCATCCATTTTCTATAATAAAGTCAAAGGAGAGGTAGAAAATGACCTTAAAAGAATGGACTTTGATTACGTGGGTATTTTCCAACCTTCTCTATTATTGGGAGAAAGGAAGGAAAGTAGGCCTGGTGAAGAAATAGGGAAAGTGCTGATGAAATTTGTAGCATTTTTTGGGCTATTCAAGAAGTATAAGCCTATTTATGACCACCAAGTTGCTAAAGCCATGGTGCAAAAGGCTTTAAATATTAAAATGACAGGAAATGAGACCATCCCCTCGTCCGAAATGCATAAAATGACACAATGATTGTAGTTTTACAAAGAGTAAAAGAAGCATCAGTAAGTATAACAGGTAAAGATAAGGCTGCTATTGGATCAGGAATATTGGTCTTACTTGGTATTGAATCTGCCGATAATCTTGAAGATATTTCTTGGCTATGCAGGAAAATAGTAAATATGAGAATATTTGCCGATGACGAAGGGGTGATGAACAAAAGTGTGCTGGAAACAAAAGGAGAGGTATTGGTAGTAAGTCAATTTACACTTCATGCAAGTACCAAAAAAGGTAACAGACCCTCTTATATAAAGGCTGCTAAGCCAGAAATAGCCATTCCACTATATGAAGATTTTGTGAAGGAAATATCCGGTCTATTAGGTAAAACTGTTCCGACCGGTGAGTTTGGAGCAGATATGCAGGTTTCCTTAGTAAATGATGGTCCGGTTACCATTATTTTAGATTCTAAAAATAAAGTTTAATTCACAGCCCCTTATTTGAGGTAAAGATTTGTACCAGCAAATCCATTCTGATATTTTTGTCCACATTGGGGTTAATGGCTATTCAATGAAAAAAGAAGAGGTTTTCTTTACAATTAATGATGCGA of the Cyclobacterium marinum DSM 745 genome contains:
- a CDS encoding Rossmann-fold NAD(P)-binding domain-containing protein yields the protein MSRIAFVSGASGLIGIQLLHQLFKNESFDWVISFGRRELAFKHQKLVQVKVDFGQLDKVDLINEVRNQNMGGDKQSLIKGLSEKATTICAFSSLGTTIKKAGSKESFYRIDHDFVVSFARFSLQNGAKRFLYVSALGADAQSSIFYNKVKGEVENDLKRMDFDYVGIFQPSLLLGERKESRPGEEIGKVLMKFVAFFGLFKKYKPIYDHQVAKAMVQKALNIKMTGNETIPSSEMHKMTQ
- a CDS encoding HesB/IscA family protein is translated as MLTPINITPKALEEIKTIISTKNIPLEYALRVGVKGGGCGGVSYALGFDLKKDEDQSFDIEGLTVLIEKKHVMFLMGMQVDFHESNEARGFVFTNPELPKRHDVE
- a CDS encoding YkvA family protein, producing MDSYSSGQNLFEKVKAIYLNRAEHIAGTEKKLKALLVKVNQKWQELSQNPTFAQVKFQIEIFIRMIKAHLNKKYAGLSNRSLGLIVLGLFYFALPTDLVPDFIPFVGYVDDITVLLAIFKSIQSDIEKFLDWEKNQDL
- the dtd gene encoding D-aminoacyl-tRNA deacylase, with translation MIVVLQRVKEASVSITGKDKAAIGSGILVLLGIESADNLEDISWLCRKIVNMRIFADDEGVMNKSVLETKGEVLVVSQFTLHASTKKGNRPSYIKAAKPEIAIPLYEDFVKEISGLLGKTVPTGEFGADMQVSLVNDGPVTIILDSKNKV
- a CDS encoding DUF7935 family protein, translating into MDYLFDLLKIIVPAGLAIYGMFIITVSFLKKEREIKWLDIKSKNAEQIIPLRIQAAERLCLLMERISPNNLVRRVNGPEMLAGELHGLLIQEIRNEFNHNLSQQVYFTDDTWETIRSAVEQTISLINNAYQQIGGEARSIELSKRIFQLAMEVEQDTLGIALRKIKDEIRIYY